The DNA region GACGAACTACACCCCCGAAGTGACGGGAAAAGCTACGCGGAGCAGATCACTTTCGTCCCGGACCGCCCGGGGCACGACCGGCGCTACGCCATCGACTCCTCGAAAATCGCCGTAGAACTCGGCTGGACGCCCCGGACCCCCTTCGAAGAAGGCCTTCGACGGACGGTGCTTTGGTACCTGGAAAACCAGCCCTGGGTCGAGGACATCCTATCGGGCAAGTACCACATGGAACGGTTGGGAACCGCAAAGGAGGCGACTCGTTCGTGATCGGGAAAGGCATCATCCTGGCGGGAGGCTCCGGGACCCGCCTCTACCCCTTGACCCTGGCCACCAGCAAGCAGTTGTTGCCCGTGTACGACAAGCCGATGATCTACTACCCCCTATCGGTCCTCATGCTGGCGGGCATCCGGGACATCCTCCTCATCACCACACCGGAGGACCAGGCAAACTTCAAACAGTTGCTGGGTGATGGGGCCCAGTGGGGGATCTCCCTTTCCTACGAGATACAACCATCCCCAGGCGGCCTGGCCCAGGCATTTCTGATCGGGGAAAAGTTCTTGAACGGGAATTCCTCCTGCCTCGTTCTGGGGGACAACCTCTTCTACGGCCGAGGACTGGGCGAAATGCTCGCACGTGTTACGTCAAGGGAAGAGGGGGCGACGATCTTCGGATACCCGCTTAAGAACCCGAGGGATTACGGAGTGGTTGAACTTGATGCTTCCGGAAAGGCGATCAGCCTCGAAGAGAAACCTGCCTGCCCCAAATCCCCCTTCGCGGTCCCGGGTCTCTATTTCTACGACGGCACCGCCCCGGAAAGGGCCAAAAGCCTTAGGCCCTCGAAGCGTGGAGAGCTGGAGATCACCGACTTGAACAGGCTTTACATGGAGGAAGGGAAGCTTCACGTTGAGGTGTTCGGTCGCGGCTTCGCCTGGCTTGACATGGGAACCCACGAAAGCCTGCTCGATGCCTCGAACTTCATCGCAACGGTCCAGAACCGTCAAGGAATGATGGTGTCTTGCCCAGAAGAGATCGCATGGAGGAAGGGATTCATCGGCCCCGATCAGTTGCGAAAACTTGCCGAGCCCCTGAAGAAGAACGGCTACGGACAATATCTTCTCAGCCTCCTTGGAGGTGGTTTCCCGTGCGCGTAACGGAGCTTTCCCTTCCGGGTCTCCTGCATATCGAGCCCGTCTTCTTCGGAGACTCGCGAGGCTATTTCCTGCAGACCTGGCAGGCCCGGCAATATCGGGATGCCGGAATATCGGAGTTTTTCGTCCAGGACAACCTATCACTTTCGAGAAAGGGGACCCTTAGGGGCCTCCATTACCAGAAGCCGAACACTCAGGGCAAGCTTGTCTTCGTGCTGAAAGGTGAGGTCTGGGACGTGGCCGTGGACCTGAGAGTGGGCTCTCCCACTTTCGGCAAGTGGGAGGGAGTCACTCTGAAAGGGCAAACCCACAACCAGCTTTACATTCCACCGGGATTCGCCCACGGGTTTTGCGTCATTTCTGACGAAGCTCTCTTCACCTATAAGTGCACGGATTTTTACGCGCCCCAGAACGAACATGGCATAATCTGGAACGATCCGGACCTGGACATCCCATGGCCCGTTAAGGACCCGATCCTATCCGCCAAAGACGGAAGGTACCCTAGGCTGAGAGATATCCCCGGAGAAAGCCTCTTCAGATGGGAAGGACCCTGAAAATGTTGAAATTCCTCATTACAGGAAAACAGGGGCAGCTTTCACTTGCCTTTGCGGAACTCCTCAAGACGAGGGGAATAGAATTTCTGGCACTCGGAAGACATGATTTGGATATCTCCGATCTCAACTCCGTCAGGAGAGTCATTGCACACTACAAGCCCGGCGCCGTCTTTAACGGTGCCGCCTACAACGATGTCGACAAGGCGGAAGAAAACCGAGAAACGGCTTTCCTCGCGAACGCGATCGGGCCGAAAAACCTGGCTCTCGCTTGTGCCGAAATGTCCATCCCTCTTATCACCTTCAGCACCGACTACGTTTTTGATGGCAAGAAAAGTGCACCGTACACAACGGAAGACCCAACCTGCCCGCTTAATGCTTATGGGGAGAGCAAGCTGGCCGGTGAGATCTTCGTACACGAGTCTTGCCAACAATTCATTTTAGCCCGGGTAAGCTGGGTTTTTGGCGAGAAGGGAAAGACGGAATCAAATTTCCTGAAAAAGCTCCTTTACTGGGCCAGTTCAAACAAACGTCTTCGGATAGTCGATGACCAAATTTCTTCTCCTTCTTTCGCCCCGGACATCGCAGAAGCTGTTTATTCTCTTTTCAAAGATGGGAAATGGGGACTATCCCATCTTTGCAATACCGGATTCTGCAGCAGGTACGACTGGGCCAAAATAGCCCTGCAAACAGTGAATTGGAGTGGCGAGTTGATGCGGGCAAAGAGTCGGGAATTCAGAACCGCCGCTCAAAGGCCTGCCTTTTCCGCCTTAAGGAGTAGTTACGAGCTACCATCATGGGAAGAGAGTACATTGAGATGCCTTTCGAACCTGAATCTTTGAAGGAACAAGAACCTTCTCGAGAATGGATGAAACTAAACAGGCACTTAATTAGGTACGGAAGCTTTGATCTGGAAGCTTCCCTCCTTGTAACGCTTTACACTAGAAGAGTTGAAAAACACTCCAAAAAGACCCCTTTTCTTGATGTCCTGCGAAGCATGAAATGGACTTTGATCTCACATTTCCATAACAACAGAAAATTCACGATTGCAAATTCGAATTGCTTCTCCATAAAGGGGAAAAATGCCTATGTCGTCAACTTCAAGCCTGAAGATAAAAGACATTTCAGTCACATCAACAGCCTTATCCGGCAAGACCCAGATCCTGTCATACTGACGGTCGAACCGGACGTTTTCAATTTTTATTCCAACGAAAAACTGCCTGTTGTCCTTCTGGAAAACAAGGGACGTCTCCAACATTCAATCTGCTTCCAAGAGAACACGAGAAAAGACCTGACTCTACGCATCCTAGGCCTTCGCGCCGCCGCCCTGGTGGATTCCATTGAAGCTTTCTGCTCGTGTTTTTCCTATCCCGCGAGGCTGGTAACGCTCCAGGATTTCCATACCTGGGATGCCGTATTTGCCGTTTTTTTCAAGGGAAAGATCCCCACCGTCACCCTGCAGCATGGACTTGTGACAGATGATCCATTATGGGAAACGGTCCTTTCCGACTTCATCATTACCTGGGGTGAAAACCCGGCACAAAAACTCCAGTCCCATGGAATTCCAGCAGAAAAAATCAAGCCCTTGGGAACTGCAAAATACGATAGCTACTTCACCCCCAACAACGGCGATAAAACACAGGGAAGGATCCTGGTAAGCATTCAGCCCGACATCCCCACAGACCTTTTTGACCGGTTTTCGCTTCTCTGGGCAGAAATCGGAGCCAGGCTTCCCGGATCCAAGCTGGTGTTTAGATACCACCCAGGGGTTTCGAAAGAAGCGCGGGAGCAAATGACACAGAAGATCTCTCGGGCCTTCAGCAAAGACAA from Thermanaerovibrio acidaminovorans DSM 6589 includes:
- the rfbA gene encoding glucose-1-phosphate thymidylyltransferase RfbA; the encoded protein is MIGKGIILAGGSGTRLYPLTLATSKQLLPVYDKPMIYYPLSVLMLAGIRDILLITTPEDQANFKQLLGDGAQWGISLSYEIQPSPGGLAQAFLIGEKFLNGNSSCLVLGDNLFYGRGLGEMLARVTSREEGATIFGYPLKNPRDYGVVELDASGKAISLEEKPACPKSPFAVPGLYFYDGTAPERAKSLRPSKRGELEITDLNRLYMEEGKLHVEVFGRGFAWLDMGTHESLLDASNFIATVQNRQGMMVSCPEEIAWRKGFIGPDQLRKLAEPLKKNGYGQYLLSLLGGGFPCA
- the rfbC gene encoding dTDP-4-dehydrorhamnose 3,5-epimerase, which codes for MRVTELSLPGLLHIEPVFFGDSRGYFLQTWQARQYRDAGISEFFVQDNLSLSRKGTLRGLHYQKPNTQGKLVFVLKGEVWDVAVDLRVGSPTFGKWEGVTLKGQTHNQLYIPPGFAHGFCVISDEALFTYKCTDFYAPQNEHGIIWNDPDLDIPWPVKDPILSAKDGRYPRLRDIPGESLFRWEGP
- the rfbD gene encoding dTDP-4-dehydrorhamnose reductase, with translation MGRTLKMLKFLITGKQGQLSLAFAELLKTRGIEFLALGRHDLDISDLNSVRRVIAHYKPGAVFNGAAYNDVDKAEENRETAFLANAIGPKNLALACAEMSIPLITFSTDYVFDGKKSAPYTTEDPTCPLNAYGESKLAGEIFVHESCQQFILARVSWVFGEKGKTESNFLKKLLYWASSNKRLRIVDDQISSPSFAPDIAEAVYSLFKDGKWGLSHLCNTGFCSRYDWAKIALQTVNWSGELMRAKSREFRTAAQRPAFSALRSSYELPSWEESTLRCLSNLNL